The genomic window CGACTATGATGGTGGGGAAACTAGGCTCGATCGCGACCCTTTCTCTAGCGACAGTAAACAAGCGGCTAAAGGTGGGTCGGATACGTCAAATGGAAAGTGGTTGCTGTGGTGACAGTCACGTGTATCATCCCCTCTCGCAATCGATGAGGTCGGAGGATCTGATTACAGTCTTGCATACTTCAGGTGGATGGTACTGtcggtgtctttttttttttttttttttttcatcacgTTTATCCTGATGATCGGCGAATAAACTGCCATCGGTGCATGGATGCATGGGAGCAGACATGGATATCTAAAGTTCAGCATATACACAAAAAGACCTCAGGTCTAGGAAGCCTAAAGCTCGTCCTTCACCATTTCCTCGACATTGGGCTTCTTCTCCAAGGCGCTCGGGAGAAACCCTTCCAGTTCCATCCACTCAGATGTAAACGCCGTGATAATCTTGGCCCAGTCTTGCAGCACCTCTCCATCCAGGTGCTCTCCGTCATCCATCATAGTGTGCCAGACACTCGGGAATGGTGTCGGTATCACATGCAATATGTCAACACCGCGATCCATGAACGGGACATGGTCGTCTAGTATGTACCCCTGAGTAAAGGCACCCGACGGCTTCCCAGCCTCAACCAAAAACGGATTCTTTTGTTGCGCCTGAAGTAGGTCAAGCTTCCGCAAACGCTCCTCGACCTTGGCCATATTTTGATAAGCCCAATGGGTGTTTTGGAAGTATGATGGTATCCGCGGAGTGGGTGCGCCCAAAAGGTCAAGGAGTACAAAAAGTGATATAGACTTGAGGGAGTTTGAGTGAATAGACGACTGCGGGTGCACCTCTGCTTCCCAGTCGGCAGCAAGTGCTCTGTAGTTGTCTGCGAGTCAGTAACGAACTGGGCTGGACTGAGACCTATCAACGGATAGATGACACGGGAAAGATGGATCGTTACCTAGAACCGTAGAGTGAGTCCGTGTCTGTCCACGAGACCCACGCCTCCTCGCCATCCAGCAGGATGATTTGCACCCCTTTCTCCTCCTCCAGCCCACCCCCTGTCTCGCCACGAGCCATCATATCAGACCACTTCTTGGTCAGCGCACCGTCAATGCTCCTGGCGACGTGCATCAGCAAGGCACAGGATGCCGCGCTGTCCGTGGCCCCGATAAACCCCTCTGGCCGGAACAGGCTGTCGTAATGCGCGACCAGTGTCAGTCTGGAAACGTCACCCTCGGCGGCCCATGGCGGGTCCCTCCTGAAGATGAGGTTGCGGAACGGCACATCCTCGTCACCCGTCGCCGGAGTCTTTGCGGTAGTATTGTGCCAGCCGATGGACCAATCCGGAAGCTGCCGTGCAAAGAAGTCCACGAAGTGATCCTGGACCTTTTGCGAGCCCGGTGTGCCGGGGACACGCGGGATCAATATCGGGGCTAAAAGCTGGCCCGTGCTGATATCAAAGTCGCCGCCTGCACCCGGTATGTCCTTGAGGCTGTTGTCCGAGAGCTCTCCGTAACCGGCTGTGAGAGGCGTCAAAAGCAGCTGGAGCACCAATTGGCCCGTCAAAAAAGGACCCTTCATATTTCTTTGCGTGGCAGGCAATCTCATACGTACTAAGCTGTTATTATAACGCTATCCGATGCGAAAATACATTGCAATCAATCAACCCTTTCAGTACAAAATTAGTTTCAATAGCATAATTCATTTCAGCTTAGTTGGCCTGTGTCAGGCTTGGAACGAATTTGGTAAGCTCCATTTCGAGGTTACATTTGATGGAGAAAAATCCCGAATGCGAGAGGGGTCTGAGTTTTTTACGGACACGCGCAGCCTCACACAAAAACCTTTGAATCTTTGAATTGAATCATGAACCTCCATAGGGGATGTGACATTGTGACAAATTGATGAATATGGATA from Pyricularia oryzae 70-15 chromosome 4, whole genome shotgun sequence includes these protein-coding regions:
- a CDS encoding glutaminyl-peptide cyclotransferase; protein product: MRLPATQRNMKGPFLTGQLVLQLLLTPLTAGYGELSDNSLKDIPGAGGDFDISTGQLLAPILIPRVPGTPGSQKVQDHFVDFFARQLPDWSIGWHNTTAKTPATGDEDVPFRNLIFRRDPPWAAEGDVSRLTLVAHYDSLFRPEGFIGATDSAASCALLMHVARSIDGALTKKWSDMMARGETGGGLEEEKGVQIILLDGEEAWVSWTDTDSLYGSRALAADWEAEVHPQSSIHSNSLKSISLFVLLDLLGAPTPRIPSYFQNTHWAYQNMAKVEERLRKLDLLQAQQKNPFLVEAGKPSGAFTQGYILDDHVPFMDRGVDILHVIPTPFPSVWHTMMDDGEHLDGEVLQDWAKIITAFTSEWMELEGFLPSALEKKPNVEEMVKDEL